One window from the genome of Metabacillus flavus encodes:
- a CDS encoding YqzG/YhdC family protein, with amino-acid sequence MKKWISCFLIAGILAGIAEPRLVYSAHQQEPAYAKWSKIAIQEVKRKYPDAKLLDYKHIGREKLDDELAAEKFKLWIRQGSREFGLFVTVEFNEKTQKVKSIHFKESER; translated from the coding sequence ATGAAAAAATGGATTTCCTGTTTTCTTATAGCAGGTATACTTGCAGGGATAGCTGAGCCTAGGCTTGTTTATTCAGCACACCAGCAGGAGCCCGCATATGCAAAGTGGTCTAAAATTGCTATACAAGAGGTTAAGCGTAAGTATCCGGATGCCAAGCTGCTGGATTATAAGCATATTGGCCGCGAAAAATTGGATGATGAATTGGCAGCAGAAAAATTTAAGCTCTGGATACGCCAGGGCAGCAGGGAATTCGGATTATTTGTAACAGTTGAATTTAATGAAAAGACCCAGAAAGTAAAATCCATTCATTTTAAAGAATCCGAACGTTGA